The DNA sequence tcaaatcaaatcaaatttatttatatagcccttcgtacatcagctgatatctcaaagtgctgtacagaaacccagcctaaaaccccaaacagcaaacaatgcaggtgtaaaagcacggtggctaggaaaaactccctagaaaggccaagacctaggaagaaacctagagaggaaccgggctatgtggggtggccagtcctcttctggctgtgccgggtagagattataacagaacatgaccaagatgttcaaatgttcataaatgaccagcatggtcgaataataataaggcagaacagtttaaactggagcagcagcacagtcaggtggactggggacagcaaggagccatcatgtcaggtagtcctggggcacggtcctagggctcaggtcctccgagagagagaaagaaagagagaattagagagagcatatgtggggtggccagtcctcttctggctgtgccgggtggagattataacagaacgtggccaagatgttcaaatgttcataaatgaccagcatggttgaataatagtaaggcagaacagttgaaactggagcagcagcatggccaggtggactggggacagcaaggagtcatcatgtcaggtagtcctgggacatggtcctagggcccaggccagttgaaactggagcagcagcatggccaggtggactggggacagcaaggagtcatcatgtcaggtagtcctggggcatggtcctagggctcaggtcctccgagagagagaaagaaagaggggagagaattagagaacgcacacttagattcacacaggacaccgaataggacaggagaagtactccagacataacaaactgaccctagccccccgacacataaactactgcagcataaatactggaggctgatatattgaaaggtttcttGTTTGCTTAGATAAATTATTAAATTTCTTTATTGCTCTGAATCAAAATGTTATTTTGCCTAGTGGCAAAGGGTCGAATGCgcaccaacagggatgtaaacaaatgtgtgcacacattgagagaaataagctttttgtacatATGGTACATTTCagagatattttatttcagctggGACCAGCACTTCacattgcatttatatttttgttcaatgtagtTTCAAAGTTAATGTCACAtccacaagtacagtgaaatgccttttttTGCTAGCTCTAACCCCAATAATACAATAATCATGTAATACTACAAATACGttagaacaaaaacacaagatataAAATAAGAAACTAAAGTAGCACTATGACTAATCCAGCAATTATGTTTGGTATCCATGAAGTGTTATGTACAGTGAATGTGTTTTATAGTTTCATATTTGAGTTCCCTTTCTCTACTTTACAGATTCCTGTAGTAAGTAAGCACTAACATCACTTACACTGGGGAAACCAAGGGGAACTGGAAAAAAATATGCCTTTGGTTTAGTGTCACACGCCACCTAGTGGGCTAACTAGGTACTTGCAGTAAGTGCACTTCAAATCATTGAGTCCAACAAGTCTAGACAGCTATTACTCCACGGTATGCATGTCAAGAACGTCACTGATTACAATCTGGATATCAGGTttactgaatgtgtgtgtgacctAGAACTGGGGGGATTGTCTCTTGACATTAATCAATGTTCATGTTCTTATGACAGATGTATTTCAACCTTTCCAACTATTGTTTCGATCTCATTTGACCTATTTTCCCCCCCTTCCTCTAGCAGCAAGGTCAAGTGAACATAAAACACATTTACAGACTTTGTGATAGACATTGTAAAACGAGACTTTTGGAATCATCGAATATAAGTCATTAAAAAACAAAGTTTTCCCATGTGGTTGTCAAATAAGGGACCATTATGCCAAACCCTCAAGCAGAGACTGGAGAAAAAGTTATGTCCGTAGATTGTGTAGGTCCTCTGGCTAAAAGGGACTCCGATGGGTAAACTATCATTTTAACAAAATTCCAATAAGTCTTCCTCCTCCATTTCCCCTAACTAATACTCCCCATGACAAAATCCAAATAATATTTTCCCAAACAACCCTAATGTTATGTACAGTGGACCATGagtacatcccaaatggtacccttctcccctatgtagtgcactagttttagaTTAGAATGAGATTCTTGGGGGTGAGATGTAAAAAAATACATCCTATATTTATAAGCCGCTAAACCAATGTCAGATGTGGCTAACCAGATAAAATAGACAATCGAGACTAAAAAGCTATTGGGGAATATGGTTGAGTCAACATAAAGTACATTCTTCCCAAAGAGAAAGTCTAACATCACATATAACATTAACACTTATGGTGTCACCTGTACAAAAGTTTAACCATGCTGCAATCCTGTTGGTCTACACTGAATTGTTAGGTTTCAACCCAATGGCAAGTCTGCATTAAAAGAGAACACATTTTTTTAAGTATGAATATTTATTATAAATTATCACATTTACAAGCACAACCATGTTCTGAATAAATACTTGAGAGCAGGGCTATGGGGTCAGGTCACGTTGTTCATGAATTCAAACCGGACTGACGTCAAGGAAAGATTACCTGCAGACACCCTCAACTAGTTAAGTTCTTTCCTCATGGCTCCCAAACTCCTAAAGTCCCCTACCACTTTGAACAGCCACTATGACACTACCCACATCCCCCTCTCCACTCAAGGCAGCAGCACTGGGGAATGGTAAGGTCTTGGGGTCCCCTCCTTCACCTTGGGGTGACCCAACCCTCGGTGTTGGTTGGTCTTTGTCCAGTGCGCCACCATCTTCACCTGATGCTGGGGTATTGGATGTTGACTGCACACTGTGTCCGGAGCTTCCCCTGGGTTGGATTCCACTGAAAGAGGCACTTCCTAGGATATCAGCAAATTGGATAGCCTTGAACCTCATAGTTTGGGGCTTGGCTGGTTGGGAGGCGGTGTCGTTCGAAGGTGAAATACTATGTTGGCTCTGCACGCGATTCACCTTCATACGTCTGCCCTTTACAACGCTGCTGGTGGGTTTGCGACTCTCTGTGAGTTCAGTGATGCTAAGGCCTGGTTGAACTTGGATTCTGGGAGCGCTTGGGTGGACACTGGGGGCAGAGGTGGGCACAACTGGGGGTGGCTGCGCTTTGTTGATGGGAGGCACCGTTTGTGCACAGAGATCAGCATCCTTGTCTTGGGTTGATCCTACTTTGCTTATAGGTTTTTGGAAGCCCATGAAAGCATAGCTTTTCTGGCTTTCTGAGAGTTTACCAGATATGAACCTAAAGGGATTGCGCGTCATTTCATTTCTATCCGGGTCACGTGGGTGAGACTTGGGGTCTTCATAACTAGAATGATTCACAGTTTTGTGAAATGAGTCACTGCTTTGAGAAGTTTCTTTACTGAGGACATTTTGGCTCTGACTGGCTGTTAAAGTAATGGAGGTGGGCTGGATTTCAGCAGGGGCAGATACATTGCTGCCCGAGGGCCTAGTTTCACCTGAGAGCTTTATGCCCAGAACACATTCATTCTGTTTGGATCTGGAACCTTTGGGCAGTCTGTAAATGACAGACCCAAACACATTGAATCTAGCTTTAGGCTTGAAAGGGGCCGAGCTTGTTGGACCAGGTTTAGCCTCTCCTGCAGTCAAACGGTAATGGAAAACATTGTTGCCGGGCAGACTAAAAGTTGGCTGAACATGTTTTAGACTCTCACTCTGGGGAGATTGTAGTAGGGTTGTTTGGGATCCCTTGAAAACATGGCCGATTTTAGCCTCGTTATCCTCGCTAGGTGTAGATCTAAGAAACCAAGGCCTACCGGATCTCGTGGTAGAGCCAGACATGTCAGTGGTAGTAGTCTGCACTTCTGAAGACTGGACATTGCTGGAGGCATGCAGGCTGTTAGAGTCTAGGTCGTCTTCTATGGACGCAAGTTGGACTTCTCGTGGACCTGATTTGAATGTCGTTGGGGCTAGAGTATCACTTTGGGCAGAGGAAGTTGTAGTGGAAGCTACTCGAATTCTAGGGGCAAAGCTATACTTTCTGTATACATCTGGATACCCACTGACAGAACTCATTATCATGCCCCTAGGTATACCATGACTATTTCTCCAGCCAGTACCCTGACTCTTTGCAGTGTTTGTGTTGACTGAAGTTCTGATAGCAACAGAGGGTATGTCATCGTTACTCACGATGGGAGCCAATGTTTTTTCGGGATCTTGATATTGGAACCCTCCGAGTgtatttacatttgtggattttcCAGGTTTGTAACCACCGGTGGCTAACCCGTACTGACCACTGGATGAGCTGCTTAGCCCAGTTTTCCTCCAAAGGACATAGCCACTCCTGGTTTTCAAAGACTGGTCAGGGGCAGTTTCTCTCTCTGCAGGCTCAGAGGGACTTTGGGTGGGTTGAGTTGCAGTGGGGGCCATTGTGTTCCAGAAAGAGCCAAATCTAATAAGAGGTTGAATTCCGCTGAAAGCACTTTTAGCCTGAGTATCAGCCATTTCACCCAGGAAATAGCTACTAGGGCTACCTCCACTTTGAGCAAAATTAGCACTGTGATGGAAGGGTTTGTTGATACGAGAAGCATGTTGGGCTTCACTGGTAGCATCTACTTTAGAAGAACCGGATTGGCTCAGGGTTGGTGGGTGCACTTGTTGTCCATTGGCAGACTTAATGGCTGTAGGGTACAACTGAGAGCCTATGTAGCCATAACCCCTTTGGACATGTGTGGATCTTCCAGACCCATGAAGACTGGAGTTTCCTTCACTTTGGGTAGCAGAGGCAGCACCAAGTCTGCTAATGGTCTTCACTCCTTCACTAGGGCCCTTGTGAGTGGTTTCAGAGGTGCTGGAAGTGGATTGGGATTCCCTGAAGAGGTAGGAAGACATAAACGTCCTGTATTTGGATCTTTCATTCTTGCTCACAGGGTTTTCAGCCTGTTGGGCTGGGATGGGGTTGTCGTCAACAACAGGAGAGCCAAATGTGTCCCTGGCAGGTTGCAAACTACTGGTGGTAACATGGCTTCTTTGGGTCATAGGGTTTGAGACTGAATGAAAAGTACCAGAGGCACCCCAGGTTCTGGGGACAAGTGGGCTAACTAGGCCACTAGAAGGGTAGGTACGAAAATGGACAGTCTTACTGGGCACAGAGCTGCTTGAAAATCTGTTAGATTGACTGTTGGAAGGCGGAGACTCCTCACCATCAGGGGAACCTTCTCTCCCAGTCTGGACTCCCGGTCTCAGGCTGAAGACAATCCGAGCCTGGTCAGGTTGGACACTACTGGGGACCGGTTGGCTTGGGTCAAGGCTATGGCTCTGGCTAAATGTGTAAGGGTTGTTGAAAGTCCTCCATTTTCTTGGGCCCTGTGTACCGAGAGAACTTCTCTGTTCGTGTATTGCTCGCCTGCCTACAGGGAAATAAGAGTGCAATTCAGTATTAAATGAATGTCATGtctaaatacactgaacaaaaatataagatGCAACATGTAaactgttgtccccatgtcctgAAATAACAGATCCCAGAAGTGTCAAAAACAGCTTATTTCTCAAATTTGTTCTCATTCCTGGAAATTAGCatttgtcctttgccaagataatccatccaccggacaggtgtggcatatcaagaagctgattaaacagcatgatcattatacaggtgcaccttgtgctggggacaataagacatgtggcattgtgttgatgtgacagaactgcacattttagagtggccttgtgTTTCTAGGgtgagtgcaattggcatgcggACTGCAGGATTGTCCACCAAAACAGTTACCAGAGGAaggaatgttaatttctctaccataagccaccgccgtcgttttagagaatttgacactACGTACAACCAGCAtaacaaccacagaccacgtaaccatACCAGCCTAGGCCTCCACACCCATGCATGGTCATCAGAGACCAGCcacacagacagctgatgaaactgggtttgcacaacccccccccccccaaaaaaaatgcaTGCTCGTCATCACCAGCGTCTGGGCCTGACAGCAGTTCGGCGtcataactgacttcagtggcAAAGAGCTCACAGTCGATGgccactggagaagtgtgctcttcacggatgaatgccagtttcaactgtactgggcagattgcatgtatggcgttgtgtgggcgagcagtttgtcaatgtgaacagagtgccccatggtggcatgTATGGGCAAACGTACGCTTtgtacacaaaaaaaaaaaaaaaaaaacattttttatttttttaatttttaaaaaaaaaatcggtGGCAatgtgaatgcacagagataccatgagatcctgaggcccattgtcatacCATTGATCCCCCACCATCACCAtggtttcagcatgataatgcacagccccatgtcacaaggatctgtacacaaagtgtcccagttcttccatggcctgtatattcagacatgtcacccattgagcatgtttgggatgctctggtttgacatgtacaacagcgtgttccagttcctgacaatatccagcaacatcACACAGccattgtggaatgttgtcccactcctcttcaatcaGCCTGAGCAACTATGTGAAGGAGCTGTTGTgctgcatgaagcaaatggtggtcacaccagatactgactggttttctgagccatgcccctacctttttaAAATAGGtacctgtattcccagtcatgtgaaatacagaCTAGGGCCTAGTGAATTTGAcagatttccttacatgaactgtaactcagtaaaattgttgggAAGTGAACTAAAACCTCACATCAATTGAATCACTgaattgtttttaaaaaatggacATGTTGGTAGTGCAGTTTCCTAGTCAGATTATTTGGATTGAGGGAAAAAAATGCTGAGCCCTAAATATAATATTTTAAAAGTTGGCTTGTCCTTACTTTATTAGTAAGCATACATATTAAATGTAACAACAGCTATGTAAGTTCACTGAGCATGTGGTTTCCAAACAGTCTAAATCATATCTCCTCAAAACAATTTCACATCACAAGATATGAGGTTAAGCACACAGGTTGTAAGGATAGATTCTGAGCAATAACCCTGGGCAGCTGGATATTGTTAACAAGTCACCCAACTCACGTATTGAAGTCTATGACAAACAAAAACTTCACAGACATAGATATGACCCGAAAAGAACGGTCACTTTCTGTGCAATAAGTTAAAAATAGAAACGTTATCATGCTTATTACTCTTACCCCTTGATAAACGTGAACTGACTTCCACAGTAGCGAATACCAGACACAGGACCAGAAGTCTGTAGGACAAAAAAAAGAAAGTTTGATTTCATTACTGAAAGACAAGTCAATTTCTCATTGTTATCGTAGTACACAAAGTATTAGGCAATAGTCTGAAGTTACTTGATTAAGAAAAGAACATACCTCAAATTAAGTCTTAAAGTAAATGACATTATTGCTGGCCAGCAACCAACATATGATACACAACAGCACAATCAGATTGTAGTAGATTGTAACTGAAAAAGAGTCCAAGGTAAAAagatcaattaaaaaaaaaagccTTGTTTGATCAACCTCTTGCTCCTCTAGTTGTTAAATAGCACCCTGTGGTCAGAGATCCCCTTGATTAGCATATTAGATGTGCCTGTTGCTATCTCAACAGGTGCATCTAATTCAGGACCCGTTCAGAAGAGTGCAACATTACAGTATTTTTCAATAGGGATGTATTGTGTAGATTAAAACATATTCTTGTCTGTATAGAATAGGCCAGGGAATCGCGTTAGCGCTGTTACGTTTCTATTTGCGTCCTGAAAATTTCTGAACGTTTCACCTCACTGAACACACGCCAGGCCCATGTGAACACAGGTGCGTGCAACCAATTATGTTGATTGCATCCTCCAGAATTTTGGGGAACATGACACCTGGTCTCAACTGTTTTGATAGGTCTATATGACATGAGCTTACGCCGTCTTATATTCTAAATAATGGTAAACCAAGCAGAAGTTCAGAACAGTGTTATTTATTAACTTATTCTTCAGCGAAAAAGCAAGAATCAGTTACTACTGCAAGCCATTTATCCCGCgagagaagaaaataaaaaaacaacaataTGTTTTATTACAACAAAACAAAGGTGCAAAATATCACACACAATCAATTAAAGTGAATGTAATAAATACACTACATTCAAGTAGTTTTTTCTTGAACTGAGCACCAACAAAATTCAACACATTCTAATAGTTGGAAATGGAAAGCCATAGGCTACTTCAAagcacaaaaaaatacaattttacaTAAAACTATTTCATTCAGTAGCCCAATGGCTTCAAATAACAGCCTATAGTCTTTACAATTCTGTTACCATTATGTGTTTGGTCATCACCAATTATTACATGCATGTGTGAAGAAATGGACACAGCGGCCTAGTTGGCTATTATATGGAATACATATTACTGCTTGCTCCAACTTCCAACTGGACCCGCCAGTCTTCTACAGTCTAAATGGGTTACTGTAGTGTAGGCTCGTGGACGGCAACGCCCCCTCTCTGATCAATCAGGTGCCACTGAGGTGCGTTCAGTTCGCTCGAACGTTTGCTAAGTTACGGAACGGTTTGTAGCGATTGACACGTTTCCCCCAAAACGTtattaaacagactcaggtaGGGTGGCTCCCGTTGGTGGGTGTGGCGAGGTGTGGCTTGAAGCAATGTGTGACATATTTATTAAAGGGCAGTGGCCATGCCGACAGCTTTCTCCAACCTGGTCGTTCAGTACAGCACCGGATCCGTTCAACTGAACGTGCCAGAACGTAAAAACGTACTGAACGCAGCCCTGATGACTTTCCAATCAATGAAGTCCGCATCAAATGGTATAGCATGACATCATGAAGAGGTCTCGTAGGTCCTCATCAGTCATACAATCTGTAGGGGAAAAATAAAATATGTAAGAGAACACAATAAAATGTCCTTCTTTGGGCAGGCTACAATAGCCTATTTTGGTCCGCAGGTCAATTGTTAAAGGACAATACCATCAAAGTAGGCTATGAAAAACTACCGGAATATTAAATAATGCTTTTTCGTGAAAAATAAAGAGTATTGCAATATAATAGGACTACTTACGCGCTCTCCTTTGGGAATGATTCCCAGTGAATTTGCCCCAGACGCGCCTCAGCGAACGGCGGAACCTTCCACCTCTGGAACCCCTTTCCTCGGCTGAGTTCTCACGGGGAGTCTCATTGTCGTCCTCCTTCCCCTCACTATCCCCCTCGTCGTCTGTCATGCTTTCCCCGAGAACGCCAGATACCACCATGCGCTCTAGAACAATTTCGTCTACCCGAAGCGCTGCCCTCACTTTTTCCGATACAGAGGTCGGGTATCGGCAGAGTGGGCAAACAATTGTCTTGTCCTGCCGCGAACATTCCTTCGTGGATTCCACTTCACATACTGAGGATTGGGAAAGGGTCACCAGACAGCGCTCACAAAAGCTGTGTTTACACTGTAACTCACGAGGACACCGACGGCCGGTGTTGTAGCTTCGGTAACAAATTCCGCACTCAAGATCtgaacacatttttctttctctttgGGTGCTGTTTCGTTCAACGAGAATGAACAGGTCTGAATTAATTGGCTATTAGGCTATATTTATATTTCTTAGTGTGGGAGGGACTTTCACTTGACAGAGTGCCCAAAAAAATAGTAACCTATGACTAATATTTTGGAAATAGTGATGTCATCAAAGAGACGCGGCGTCCACGTGCTAACCCTCCCACTCTCCACCCACACTTCCTTTTTTACTGTATATGGAGGAGAGTTAGTGGGCCATTCTGCTACAGTTTGGCCAATGTCTGTCTGATATTCACCCACAGTTTCCAGGTATGAAGCAAGTTCATCTGTATAGTGGGCTATCACCCACATTTCCCAGATATAACAGAACCATGAATGAAAGACAAAGTGCTTGCATCAAGAAGGTTTCCTCTCTTTTGAAATAGTGATTTTGATATTAATCTGTGCCGAActggctcctgtctgtctgtgtcttatAAACAACAGAACTGCCTtatggggggaggagagaggcgaAGATGGAGTAAGAATCTTTAAATAAATTCCAGATCCCTAAGTAAATTCCCCCGTCTGTTTCTTGATGACATTAGACTACTTTGTAACTGAACAGAACAGGAGTGAGCCATGACTTGAGCTGTCAACTTCCTATGCTGTCCTATAGCCGATCTGCAAATATCTGTCAAGCCCATAGATAAACCCATATCAGTCACTTAAGATGAGCCATAGGTCTCACTGTTGTCTACTCTCGTGACTCACACCGGCTCAGATACCCTTTGAATTCCATCTCATTTGATATGCCCTTGATTACTGTAAGCATAATAGAAACATTGATATCAAACAAGCTGATAGTTGCAAACGTGTTGTGCAACAGTCTGTTATGAAAACACAACAACATACTATTGTCTCTGTTGCCGCTGCCAACTCACTCTACTCACTCTACTGGCTTTACCCTTCCCAGAAATCCCAGCACCTCCCTCTTACTGACACTCTCCGGGGTGTATCTGGTCGTAAACGTGACGTCAGCCTTTTGTCCCCACGCTAATCCTCCAGACAAAGCCCAGGACCTATCAGGTGTCCCAGTAACTCTTTTCATGGTGATTTCCTTGTCCTGCAGTCAAAGCCAAGAGTAACAGGATCTTAGGGAGGATAAGACATTTGAAAGAAATGAAGACCGTACTCTTTGATGTGTTATTGTGATCTGAGGAACCATTTTCCTCTGTGCCTGCCACCTGTAGATTGACTTAATGTAAAAAGGGATCATGTATTTATGTAAAGAACAAAACAGTTTACAACTTGTACTGAACAGAAAAAAAGATGTATAGGGCTAGTTTCCCGGACCCAGATTAAGCCTATTCCTGGACTAGAAAATACTCTCAATGGAGATTGAGCATTGAGCagcatgctttttagtccaggggTAGGCTTCATTTGGGTCTATTAAACCTGCCCATAAACTTTACAAacttaatacatttttttattttttattacacaTTCCTTTACTCTCTCATTCCCAGCTCAGTCCATATAATGATGAATTGACAAACTATTTAACTTTTGTCATGTGATTGGGAAGTACCGAGATTCCGTTCTTCACTTGAAATAACACCCACATGGGGCTCTGAAGTTTAAACTCAGCTCAGATAAGGAGACAGGGAAGGCTGGGCCTGTGTTTTGAAAGTGAGTCATCCTCTCGTGGGTGAAAGAGTGCAACGTCCAATCTCACACATACATTATGGTGACTCGATACGATAAGATCCACTGACTGCCATAACTGACCAGACACGTCACTCTGGGTTTCTTCACGGTACCCAAACCCCCAAAATGTATTGAATACATCACTCAGTTATGTATTAtaaccatgtcatcatggaatgctcttgGAAATAAAAgcgagccgcacactctaggagctcagatgcaaaaatgtaattaccaacgtttcgacagccaagctgtcttcatcgagGTATATCAGGGTTCATACCCTGAtcaagacagcttggctgtcgaaacgttggtaattcaATTTTTGCATCTGCGCTCCTAGAGTGTGCAggtctcttttattttcaagttttctactccgctagccagcacctcgcctaaataggtgtgcgtttctttttcttctagattatcatggaatgctctgccaccagaggttactcaggcaAAAGCAAGTTTAGCTTTGAAAAACAAGATACAAAAAGACACattgtatcacagtgcctcttCTCTCATCTAATGTAACTGCACTGTATAttaatatatttgtatatatttgaATAGTGTGTAAATATTAGCATGAATGCAcagaaacacatgcacacacaatatTTGTGAATTAGGCAAAGAGTGATTTGTTTGTATCCTATTTTTGGCAACCTAACTGTATGGGGATCTTATTTGACTGCATACATGCATGATCAGTGACACGTTTTTCTGTAGATAcgctatatatacaaaacaatgTGGACACCTCttgaaatgagtggattcagctatttcagccacaccccttgctgacaggtgtttaaaattgagcacacagccatgccatctccatagacaaacattggcagtagaatggccttactgaagagctcagtaactttcaacgtggcaccgtcataggatgtcacctttccaacaagtcagttcatcaaatttctgccctgatagagctgcccccgtcaactgtaagtgctgttattgtgaattggaaacgcctaggagcaacaatggctcagccgcgaagtggtaggccacacaagctcacagaatgggaccaccgagTACTGAAGCGCGTAACACAAAcattgtctgtccttggttgcaacaatcactactgagttccaaactgcctctggaagcaatgtcagcacaataactatttgtcgggagcttcatgaaatgggtttccatggccgagcagtcgcacacaagcctaagatcaccatgtgcaatgccaagcgtcggctgcagtggtgtaaagctcgcctccattggactctggagcagtggaaacgcgttctctggagtgatgaatcacgcttcaccatctggcagtccgatgaacgaatctgggtttggcagatgccaggagaacgctacctgcccgaatgcatagtgccaaactgtaaagtttggaggaggaataatggtctggggctgtttttcatggtttggctaggccccttagttccagtgaagggaaatcttaatgctacagcgtacaataacattctagaccAGGCCTGGGCAATTTCAGTCCACGGGGGCCT is a window from the Oncorhynchus keta strain PuntledgeMale-10-30-2019 chromosome 35, Oket_V2, whole genome shotgun sequence genome containing:
- the si:ch73-335l21.4 gene encoding E3 ubiquitin-protein ligase-like isoform X1; this translates as MSFTLRLNLRLLVLCLVFATVEVSSRLSRGRRAIHEQRSSLGTQGPRKWRTFNNPYTFSQSHSLDPSQPVPSSVQPDQARIVFSLRPGVQTGREGSPDGEESPPSNSQSNRFSSSSVPSKTVHFRTYPSSGLVSPLVPRTWGASGTFHSVSNPMTQRSHVTTSSLQPARDTFGSPVVDDNPIPAQQAENPVSKNERSKYRTFMSSYLFRESQSTSSTSETTHKGPSEGVKTISRLGAASATQSEGNSSLHGSGRSTHVQRGYGYIGSQLYPTAIKSANGQQVHPPTLSQSGSSKVDATSEAQHASRINKPFHHSANFAQSGGSPSSYFLGEMADTQAKSAFSGIQPLIRFGSFWNTMAPTATQPTQSPSEPAERETAPDQSLKTRSGYVLWRKTGLSSSSSGQYGLATGGYKPGKSTNVNTLGGFQYQDPEKTLAPIVSNDDIPSVAIRTSVNTNTAKSQGTGWRNSHGIPRGMIMSSVSGYPDVYRKYSFAPRIRVASTTTSSAQSDTLAPTTFKSGPREVQLASIEDDLDSNSLHASSNVQSSEVQTTTTDMSGSTTRSGRPWFLRSTPSEDNEAKIGHVFKGSQTTLLQSPQSESLKHVQPTFSLPGNNVFHYRLTAGEAKPGPTSSAPFKPKARFNVFGSVIYRLPKGSRSKQNECVLGIKLSGETRPSGSNVSAPAEIQPTSITLTASQSQNVLSKETSQSSDSFHKTVNHSSYEDPKSHPRDPDRNEMTRNPFRFISGKLSESQKSYAFMGFQKPISKVGSTQDKDADLCAQTVPPINKAQPPPVVPTSAPSVHPSAPRIQVQPGLSITELTESRKPTSSVVKGRRMKVNRVQSQHSISPSNDTASQPAKPQTMRFKAIQFADILGSASFSGIQPRGSSGHSVQSTSNTPASGEDGGALDKDQPTPRVGSPQGEGGDPKTLPFPSAAALSGEGDVGSVIVAVQSGRGL
- the si:ch73-335l21.4 gene encoding E3 ubiquitin-protein ligase-like isoform X2, yielding MCSDLECGICYRSYNTGRRCPRELQCKHSFCERCLVTLSQSSVCEVESTKECSRQDKTIVCPLCRYPTSVSEKVRAALRVDEIVLERMVVSGVLGESMTDDEGDSEGKEDDNETPRENSAEERGSRGGRFRRSLRRVWGKFTGNHSQRRAHCMTDEDLRDLFMMSCYTI